TCAAGAGCGTCAAGATGGTCGTGAGGCGTTGCTGTGGAGACACCGCGAAAAGAGCCAGCATCTGCTATCAACGATCGTCACCCGACCTTGCTCCTTTGTTTTGGATCTTTCTCATGTCTTCCCGTTCTCAGGTTTGACCCTCACACAAACTTTCTGACAGGCTCGAAGCGGCGCTCCTTGTTCAGCGGGTCGCGAAAGCGGAACGTGCCGGACTCCAACTGCGCCCAGTCCGAGCCGAACGCATTCGCCGACATGCAGAGCACGAGCACGCGGGAGCGCTCCAGCCCTTCCTCGATCTTCGCCGGGATGCTGTCGCCGGGCTTGAGCACCCACTCATCGAACCAGACCTTGCCGCCGTCTTTTTTGAGCCGCTCGGCGATGTCGCGGACGATGGACTTGTCCTTGGCGCTGTGGCTGAGGAAGACGTCGTGGGTAAATTCTTCTGCCATGACTTATTTGGTGGGGGTTAGCCAAGCGATGGCATTTTGGAACAGTCTGCCATTATCCAGTGCTGGGTTTTCGGTGAACTCGTTCAAAAAGGTTTTCCATGAACCTACTGCGAGAACCCTGCCCCTTCCGTGTGAAGTGCCTGCCGCAAAGCAAACCGGAGCACGCTTATCCAACACATAATCCTGAATTTGTTGAATCTTGCCACTTCCGTCCTTTGGACCAACCGCTTTCATTACGCTCAGGGACTGTTGGCTGAATGCTGTTATGTCCACATCACTCCTGGAAAGAACCGTACACGAAGACTGGAGCGCAAGGCGCTTTACTCCCGTCACAAGCGGATGGTCAACGGGCTTGGCGATGACCTCGAATGAGGTCTGCAACTCAGGACGAGTGCCGAAGGCCTGTCCGACACAGCTTCGAAAATCTTCTCGATCACACGGCATGACTAAATCTTGGGAGAATTCGAGGCTGAAAATACGGGCCAGGTGATTGAAATTGGTGTGGTGATGACCCTCCATGAGATAATTGCCAAGGATCATCAAACCATGACCTGCATAAACCCACTGGGCGATGGCTTCATATTCATCGGGATTGACGATGGTTCCAAATGGCATTGGCATCAGCAGGACATCACTCTGGTTCAGCAGACTGCTTGAAAAAGACGTCCCGGCAGTGGTCGATTTAACTACGACATCGTTCAAGCTATTGAAGACGGATGAGTAGCCTTTCCCGGCGGTGGGGTACCCAACCCATTTAATTTGCTGGTGGCCCTCATCGATGAGGATTCGACTTCCCTTGTCAGTGGTGCTCGTTCCCGCCCCCTTCTCATCACGCACCGTATTCCCGATGGCTCGGCAAGCAGTGAGCAACTGTGAATAGGCATGATCGTTGTCTCTTCCGGACCAATCGATGTAAAGAAACTGCGCCAGACTGGTTTTGATCGGTGCATCGTCGAGCTTCACAGGAATGAATCGCCCGTCTTTGTTTAGAGGGTCCCTGAACCTGAGAGAGTAACTCTCCAACGCTGCCCAGTCCGAGCCAAACGCGTTGGCCGACATGAACAGGGCCAGCACACGAGAATACTCCAATCCTGCATCAATCTTCGATGGGATGCTGTCGCCGGGTTTGATCTCCCATTCATCGAACCAGACCTTGAGACCGTCCTTCTTAAGCCGCTCGGCGATGTCGCGGACGATGGGTTTGTCCTTGGCGCTGTGGCTGAGGAAGACGTCGTAGCGGAAGTCGTCGGGCATGGGTGGGAGCGGAGTGAACGCGGGCCATGAAAGCGGAGCGGGGAGGGGATGGCAAGGGATTGCGCAGAGAGAAGAGGAGACGGGGGAGAAAAGCTGGAAACTGAAAGTAGAATGCGGAGACAGGTGACATGAGGCTCGATCCTTGACCGCTTGACCCCTTGACCAAGCCCGAAGACAGAAACAATCTCGATGTGATCGTCTGGATTGCTGTGCGATGAATGACCGCTCCATGTCCGACCACCCGCTGCTGCGCCGACTTCCCGCTTCCAAAGACTGCTCCAATGACGAGCTGCTGGCGGCGTTTCTCGATTATGTGGCGGAGAAGAAGCTGGAGCTGTATCCGGCGCAGGAGGAGGCGATCTTGGAGCTGTTCGATGATCGCAACGTGATCCTGAACACGCCCACGGGATCGGGAAAGTCGCTGGTGGCGACGGCGATGCATTTTCGCTCGCTGGCGAAGGGTCGGCGATCCGTGTACACCTGCCCGATCAAGGCGCTGGTGAATGAGAAGTTCCTGGTGCTCTGCCGCGACTTCGGCCCCGACAACGTCGGCATGGCCACGGGCGATGCGACGGTGAACCGCAAGGCACCGATCCTTTGCTGCACGGCGGAGATTTTGGCGAACTACGCCCTGCGGGATGGCGCGGAGGCTCCGTTCCGCGAGGTGATCATGGACGAGTTCCACTACTACTCGGACAAAGAACGCGGCGTGGCCTGGCAGGTGCCGCTGCTGACGATGAGCCAGTCACGCTTCCTGCTGATGTCGGCCACGATGGGTGGATCGGCTTTCTTCAAAGACGGACTCACTCAGTTGACGAAAGCAGAGACGACTATCGTGGCGTCGTATGAGCGTCCGGTGCCGCTGGAGTTCAGTTATGTGCAAACGAGCGTCGATGTGACGCTGAAGGAGCTGGTGGAGGCAAACAAGGCTCCGGTCTATCTCGTCCACTTCACGCAGAACGAGGCCGCGCAGGCGGCGCAGGATTTGATGAGCCTGAATTTCTGTTCGGCGGCTGAAAAGGCCTCGATCAAGGAGCTGATGGCCGGCGCGAAGTTCACCAGCCCGTATGGCAAGGAAGTGAAAAAGTATCTCAGCCATGGTGTGGGCATTCATCATGCCGGTTTGCTGCCGAAGTATCGCGTTCTGGTGGAGAAGCTGGCACAGCGCGGCCTGCTGAAGGTCATCTGCGGCACGGACACACTCGGCGTGGGCGTGAACGTCCCGATCCGCACGGTGCTGCTCACGCGATTGAGCAAATACAGCGGCGAAAAGGTGGCGACGCTCACGGCGCGTGATTTTCACCAGATCACCGGTCGTGCAGGCCGTCGCGGCTACGACGACGTGGGCTATGTCGTGTGCCAGGCACCGGAGCACGTCATCGAGAACGCGAAGATGGAGACCAAGGCCGCTGGCGACGTGAAGAAGCTGCGCAAGATGGTCAAAAAGAAGCCGCCGGAGGGTTTTGTCGGCTGGAATGAGGACACCTTCAAAAAGCTGCAAGCCGCGTCGCCGGAACCGCTGGTGTCGCGTTTCCAAGTGACGCACGGCATGCTGCTCCAGGTGCTCAGTCGTGCCGGAGACAGTTGCGCGGCGATGCGACAGCTCATCGCTGACTCGCACGAAACGGCGAACGCGAAGACGCAGCATGAAAAGCGTGCGTGGCAGTTGTTTCGCGCGCTGGTGCAGCGAAAGATCGTCGAGATCATCCCCACCGCGCAACGCGGAGCCGATGGCACGAAACTGCGGCTCAATGTGGAGCTGCAGGATGACTTTTCGCTGAACTACACGCTCTCGCTGTATCTCATCGACACGCTGGTGCTAATCGATCCTACCTCCGCGACGTATGCGGCGGATGTGAT
This genomic interval from Prosthecobacter sp. contains the following:
- a CDS encoding DUF3516 domain-containing protein, with the translated sequence MSDHPLLRRLPASKDCSNDELLAAFLDYVAEKKLELYPAQEEAILELFDDRNVILNTPTGSGKSLVATAMHFRSLAKGRRSVYTCPIKALVNEKFLVLCRDFGPDNVGMATGDATVNRKAPILCCTAEILANYALRDGAEAPFREVIMDEFHYYSDKERGVAWQVPLLTMSQSRFLLMSATMGGSAFFKDGLTQLTKAETTIVASYERPVPLEFSYVQTSVDVTLKELVEANKAPVYLVHFTQNEAAQAAQDLMSLNFCSAAEKASIKELMAGAKFTSPYGKEVKKYLSHGVGIHHAGLLPKYRVLVEKLAQRGLLKVICGTDTLGVGVNVPIRTVLLTRLSKYSGEKVATLTARDFHQITGRAGRRGYDDVGYVVCQAPEHVIENAKMETKAAGDVKKLRKMVKKKPPEGFVGWNEDTFKKLQAASPEPLVSRFQVTHGMLLQVLSRAGDSCAAMRQLIADSHETANAKTQHEKRAWQLFRALVQRKIVEIIPTAQRGADGTKLRLNVELQDDFSLNYTLSLYLIDTLVLIDPTSATYAADVMTLCESILENPDVILRRQLSKVKDEAMAAMKNEGVPFEERIAKLEELEYPKPCRDFIYNTFNAFSEAHPWVGQENIRPKSIAREMFENFRTFADYINDYELHRAEGVLLRHLSSVHKVLAQTVPDSFKTEAVQEMESWIAGVLRGTDSSLLDEWEKLRDPNYKPDEVEEKPAEAPDITRNKREFTALIRTEIFRHMQQLVNGKIELPELDDYYANHDRIRLDNEARNGRHTYVEPSEDGQTWRVCQVLIDPEELNDWQLEFRVDLAQAREDGKPTLVFVSLGGIG
- a CDS encoding toll/interleukin-1 receptor domain-containing protein — encoded protein: MAEEFTHDVFLSHSAKDKSIVRDIAERLKKDGGKVWFDEWVLKPGDSIPAKIEEGLERSRVLVLCMSANAFGSDWAQLESGTFRFRDPLNKERRFEPVRKFV
- a CDS encoding toll/interleukin-1 receptor domain-containing protein, which translates into the protein MPDDFRYDVFLSHSAKDKPIVRDIAERLKKDGLKVWFDEWEIKPGDSIPSKIDAGLEYSRVLALFMSANAFGSDWAALESYSLRFRDPLNKDGRFIPVKLDDAPIKTSLAQFLYIDWSGRDNDHAYSQLLTACRAIGNTVRDEKGAGTSTTDKGSRILIDEGHQQIKWVGYPTAGKGYSSVFNSLNDVVVKSTTAGTSFSSSLLNQSDVLLMPMPFGTIVNPDEYEAIAQWVYAGHGLMILGNYLMEGHHHTNFNHLARIFSLEFSQDLVMPCDREDFRSCVGQAFGTRPELQTSFEVIAKPVDHPLVTGVKRLALQSSCTVLSRSDVDITAFSQQSLSVMKAVGPKDGSGKIQQIQDYVLDKRAPVCFAAGTSHGRGRVLAVGSWKTFLNEFTENPALDNGRLFQNAIAWLTPTK